From a single Flavobacteriales bacterium genomic region:
- a CDS encoding DUF2452 domain-containing protein, whose protein sequence is MEMKHFDQQDIEAMDRIERIQFINSINGFKSANLIATKDKEGNSNLAIFSSVIHLGSSPALLGFITRPVSVERHSLENILETKNYTINHVHHSFTEKAHYTSAKFDREVSEFDACGLIEEYLEDFPIPYVKEARVKLGMELVEVIDIPANDTKLVVGKIQHIHCPADNITKDGSLDLVLSGTVAISGLDSYHRAHLMAKYPYARESEMPQFRKEEKRPDQVVYDEESGTYNASILPYATDQGAPSIEPNDLTLWKKTGATKISHHLKTRYDEIKQQFEEMKTLYSWNEIVYRAKVSFEPVLGETYHLYTDNQGELFLSMIPPETWNRELIGSFRLNADQIWERVDG, encoded by the coding sequence ATGGAGATGAAGCATTTCGACCAGCAGGATATCGAAGCGATGGATCGTATCGAACGGATACAATTCATCAACTCGATCAACGGTTTCAAATCCGCCAATCTGATAGCGACCAAGGATAAGGAAGGAAACAGCAATCTGGCCATCTTCTCTTCGGTCATCCATCTGGGCTCCTCTCCTGCCTTGCTCGGCTTCATCACCCGCCCGGTGAGTGTGGAGCGCCATAGCTTGGAGAATATCTTGGAGACCAAGAACTATACGATCAATCATGTACACCATTCTTTCACCGAGAAGGCACACTACACCTCTGCCAAATTCGATCGGGAGGTATCGGAATTCGATGCCTGCGGACTAATTGAAGAATATCTGGAGGACTTCCCCATTCCCTATGTAAAAGAAGCCCGTGTGAAACTGGGAATGGAACTCGTAGAGGTGATCGACATCCCGGCCAATGATACGAAGCTGGTAGTAGGAAAGATCCAGCACATCCACTGTCCTGCTGATAATATTACGAAGGATGGCTCTCTGGATCTGGTCCTATCAGGCACGGTGGCCATCTCAGGATTGGACAGTTATCATCGTGCCCATCTGATGGCCAAGTATCCTTATGCACGAGAATCCGAGATGCCCCAATTTCGAAAGGAAGAGAAGCGCCCTGACCAGGTAGTCTATGATGAAGAAAGCGGTACCTACAATGCCAGTATACTTCCCTATGCGACCGATCAAGGTGCTCCGAGTATCGAGCCGAACGATCTGACCCTTTGGAAAAAGACCGGTGCGACCAAGATCTCACACCATCTCAAGACTCGATACGATGAGATCAAACAGCAATTCGAGGAGATGAAAACGCTCTACTCATGGAATGAGATAGTCTATCGGGCCAAGGTGAGTTTTGAGCCGGTCTTGGGAGAGACCTATCACCTGTATACGGATAATCAAGGTGAACTATTCCTCTCGATGATTCCTCCCGAGACATGGAACCGGGAGTTGATCGGTTCTTTCCGTTTGAATGCTGACCAGATCTGGGAACGGGTGGATGGATAA
- a CDS encoding T9SS type A sorting domain-containing protein → MHRTVVRFVLTMTILCSGWGIQAQSESHRPADKVSALQTTNDFVSADIFIEQPDRSSQDIPENINDYHLFDIDASAFQQMRSESPQGLSLELRSADRDMTLDLVQVDIYKAGFTITDGNGTRLALDSDQMAIHYQGVVQGEEGSLVALSVLPDNEVSGLISIPGENGNLVLGQLESSTTHILYNDSQIRTDFDFICQSVDEQMEADAPKYMDQHRSTVNCAGIHIDLGNDVYVQKGGTSQATNYITGLFNQVVTLYANDDIAVAMAGLTVWTSSEPFSDLNSYGNYRNNNSVYGDLNAYVNYAFGGGIAWVGGLCGNKYSVSGITSSYNSVPSYSWSVEVLTHELGHNLGSPHTHACSWNGNNTAIDGCGPAAGYDEGCDASLPNSGTIMSYCHLVSGVGINFSNGFGSQPAARIANYLDTSPCANSCVTPTCDDGVQNGGESGVDCGGPDCPECPPCPDNEVTLTIVFDQYAGETTFEVLDATGAQVAAGGPFNGQSSGSSLDFIFCLPDGCYDLVMQDSYGDGICCGYGNGSYVMVDSESNILASGGSFTFTESTTFCLQGDAPETCGPAFDNAPVDLTKSYDPVNGVQDRVQVKWFKASPQIKYSSVDSAACDIKFWKKRFLDPETGNVYGDPIQNPDTITLEQVQKNNNNPLFKWPIKYEAEGANNAKRAEPNFRYEWKVRCACKKGDGPYTPWSATKIFNTPDFDPVTGIYGGAIIWDEESNEVKSLDTDLRVDVHPNPTQGLLNVNFKTRKGENSQILVFDMLGNLVLMDQVLGSGTLMQVKLDMGPLTPGNYILQVSNALQISTSRITLDR, encoded by the coding sequence ATGCATAGAACCGTAGTTCGATTCGTACTGACCATGACCATACTTTGTTCCGGATGGGGTATCCAAGCCCAATCGGAATCGCATAGGCCTGCCGATAAGGTAAGTGCCTTGCAAACAACCAACGATTTTGTAAGTGCAGACATCTTTATCGAGCAGCCCGATCGTAGTTCTCAGGATATACCAGAGAACATCAACGATTATCATCTCTTCGATATCGATGCTTCTGCTTTCCAGCAAATGCGTTCGGAATCTCCTCAAGGTCTGAGTCTCGAACTTCGTTCAGCCGATAGAGATATGACATTGGACCTTGTCCAAGTGGATATCTACAAAGCCGGATTCACAATCACCGATGGAAACGGGACCCGCTTGGCTCTAGACTCCGATCAAATGGCCATTCATTATCAAGGAGTGGTTCAAGGAGAAGAGGGCTCCCTAGTTGCACTTTCTGTTCTCCCGGACAATGAAGTGAGCGGCCTGATCTCCATTCCAGGTGAGAATGGGAATCTAGTCCTCGGTCAACTGGAAAGCTCGACCACACATATTCTCTACAATGACTCTCAAATAAGAACAGATTTCGATTTCATATGCCAATCAGTGGACGAGCAGATGGAGGCCGATGCGCCTAAATACATGGACCAACATAGGTCCACCGTCAATTGCGCAGGGATACATATCGATCTCGGAAATGATGTATATGTGCAAAAAGGAGGGACCTCTCAGGCTACGAACTACATTACTGGCCTCTTCAATCAAGTGGTGACGCTCTATGCCAACGATGATATAGCCGTGGCCATGGCCGGTCTCACCGTGTGGACCTCTTCAGAGCCATTCTCGGATTTGAATTCGTATGGGAACTATCGCAATAACAATAGCGTCTACGGTGATCTAAATGCCTATGTCAACTACGCCTTTGGTGGTGGTATCGCCTGGGTAGGTGGTCTTTGTGGCAACAAGTACTCTGTATCTGGTATCACCTCTTCGTACAACAGTGTGCCAAGTTACTCCTGGTCGGTAGAGGTATTGACCCATGAGCTGGGGCACAATCTCGGATCTCCACATACCCATGCCTGCTCATGGAACGGGAACAACACCGCTATCGATGGTTGCGGGCCCGCTGCGGGTTATGATGAAGGTTGTGACGCCTCTTTGCCCAATTCTGGAACGATCATGAGCTACTGCCATCTGGTCTCTGGAGTGGGGATCAACTTCAGCAATGGATTCGGTAGCCAACCAGCCGCACGTATCGCCAATTATCTGGATACTTCACCATGTGCGAATAGTTGTGTAACGCCTACTTGCGATGATGGAGTACAGAATGGAGGCGAGTCTGGTGTGGATTGCGGTGGGCCGGATTGCCCTGAATGCCCACCTTGTCCAGATAATGAGGTGACTTTGACAATTGTATTCGACCAATATGCTGGTGAAACGACATTCGAGGTACTCGATGCGACCGGAGCTCAGGTAGCTGCAGGCGGACCATTCAATGGTCAATCGAGTGGCTCTTCATTGGATTTCATCTTCTGCCTTCCCGATGGATGTTATGATCTGGTGATGCAAGATTCTTATGGAGATGGTATCTGCTGTGGTTACGGCAATGGATCTTATGTCATGGTCGATTCGGAAAGCAACATCCTCGCAAGTGGTGGAAGCTTTACCTTCACTGAGAGTACCACATTCTGCCTACAAGGAGATGCTCCTGAGACATGTGGACCAGCCTTCGATAATGCCCCTGTCGACCTGACCAAATCCTATGACCCGGTCAACGGGGTGCAGGACCGAGTACAAGTGAAATGGTTCAAGGCCAGCCCACAGATCAAATACTCGAGCGTGGATAGTGCAGCTTGCGATATCAAGTTCTGGAAGAAGCGATTCTTGGATCCAGAAACAGGGAATGTCTACGGAGACCCTATTCAGAATCCAGACACCATCACGTTGGAACAAGTGCAGAAGAATAACAACAACCCCCTCTTCAAATGGCCGATCAAGTATGAAGCTGAAGGGGCCAATAATGCCAAGCGTGCCGAACCGAATTTCCGCTATGAGTGGAAAGTGCGTTGTGCCTGTAAGAAAGGGGACGGTCCCTATACCCCATGGAGTGCGACCAAGATATTCAACACCCCTGATTTCGACCCAGTAACAGGAATCTACGGAGGAGCCATCATATGGGATGAAGAAAGCAATGAGGTAAAATCACTTGATACGGACCTGAGGGTGGATGTCCATCCCAATCCAACTCAAGGACTCTTGAATGTCAACTTCAAGACCCGAAAAGGAGAGAACTCACAGATACTTGTCTTCGATATGCTTGGGAATCTGGTCCTAATGGATCAGGTTCTAGGAAGCGGAACTCTAATGCAAGTGAAATTGGATATGGGACCCTTGACTCCCGGAAACTATATCCTGCAGGTCAGTAATGCCTTGCAGATATCCACATCACGCATCACGTTGGACCGTTAA
- a CDS encoding T9SS type A sorting domain-containing protein: AGASLSYESKSLEMGMISIRPNPANGRITVQAASIPSTDLVWQIMDVSGRLVLEGNWMASKSDQLEISLDRLSPGTYQLSVIGTQYFGSERFVIDR, encoded by the coding sequence TGCTGGGGCTTCATTGTCCTATGAGAGCAAGTCCCTTGAAATGGGAATGATATCCATTCGCCCCAATCCGGCCAATGGCCGCATCACGGTACAGGCTGCATCTATTCCGTCTACAGACTTGGTCTGGCAGATCATGGATGTGTCGGGCCGTCTGGTCTTGGAAGGAAATTGGATGGCATCCAAGTCGGATCAGTTGGAGATATCTCTGGATAGATTATCGCCAGGGACCTATCAACTCAGCGTAATAGGAACACAATACTTCGGCTCGGAGCGATTTGTGATCGACCGATGA